CCGCTCGCTGGGCATCGAGATCCATGATCTGGATGATCTCGGGCCCTTGGATCTGGCCATCGACGGCGCGGACGAAATCGATCCGAAGCTCCATTTGGTCAAAGGCGGCGGGGCGGCACACTTCCGCGAAAAGATCGTGGAAAAAGCCGCCAAGCGCTTTGCCGTGATCGCCGATTCCACCAAGATCGTCACGGCTCTGGGCACCACCCGCAAGATCCCTCTGGAAATCCTGCCCTTCGCCTGGCGCACCACTTGCCGGCACATCGAGGCGATCGGGGCCAAGCTTCAGCCGCGCCTTGGCAAGGACGGCGAGATCGTCCGCACGGACAACGGGAACCTGATCATCGATGCGGACTTCGGGCCGATCCACGATCCGGCGACTCTGGCTGTGAAGTTGGATTCCGTGA
This DNA window, taken from Fibrobacterota bacterium, encodes the following:
- the rpiA gene encoding ribose 5-phosphate isomerase A; amino-acid sequence: MDSLESAKRLAAAAALELVEEGMQLGLGTGSTARHLVQLLAERIHTRGLRVECCATSRDTADLARSLGIEIHDLDDLGPLDLAIDGADEIDPKLHLVKGGGAAHFREKIVEKAAKRFAVIADSTKIVTALGTTRKIPLEILPFAWRTTCRHIEAIGAKLQPRLGKDGEIVRTDNGNLIIDADFGPIHDPATLAVKLDSVTGLLEHGIFVGMAEVAFVAYPDGSVKALRPVG